One genomic region from Osmerus mordax isolate fOsmMor3 chromosome 4, fOsmMor3.pri, whole genome shotgun sequence encodes:
- the trhr2 gene encoding thyrotropin releasing hormone receptor 2, whose protein sequence is MAENGSSRMDTPTNISLVSPGDPVYQSLEYKTVSVFLVLLVCGVGIVGNIMVVLVVLTTRHMRTPTNCYLVSLAVADLTVLVAAGLPNVSDSLTGTWVFGHAGCLSITYLQYLGINVSSCSITAFTVERYIAICHPMRAQTVCTVSRAKRIIAGVWSFTCVYCMLWFFLVDIHVGRDGTVQCGYKVSRSLYLPVYLIDFAVFYVVPLLVAIVLYGLIAHILYLSPLPNCPEAGGTANTTTLRRSCREPPEKGGRQGRAKSALSSRKQVTKMLAVVVILFALLWMPYRTLVLINSFVATPYLDAWFLLFCRTCIYANSAINPVVYNLMSQKFRSAFRGLYRCQRQDCHQRRMSLVLTSYSTVRDPRPPQNTSNGTNGNARRVTMNSTTPKDCSTKSCSGDLVTSSPNEKKDRDPINKLTANGKKDLESTENSVASEKCLDCIDTSLANDTRSIVSMETSFANQSRGIASMDSSLANDTRGIDALETSLTNDMRGIVSTEISIASDKRNIDPNSIPSANDKEVFNPEDIYQESQTRGEDTYSGEDSESCLHDEPKALPRKPERCGKELSHTVI, encoded by the exons ATGGCTGAAAATGGGAGCTCTAGAATGGACACGCCCACCAACATCTCATTGGTCAGCCCCGGGGACCCTGTCTACCAATCCCTGGAGTATAAGACGGTGTCCGTcttcctggtgctgctggtctGTGGTGTGGGAATCGTGGGCAACATCATGGTGGTCTTGGTCGTCCTCACAACACGCCACATGCGCACGCCCACCAACTGCTACCTGGTGAGCCTGGCGGTGGCTGACCTGACGGTGCTGGTGGCAGCCGGACTGCCCAACGTCTCCGACAGCCTGACAGGCACCTGGGTGTTCGGACACGCGGGCTGTCTGAGCATCACCTACCTGCAGTACCTGGGCATCAACGTGTCATCCTGCTCCATCACTGCCTTCACAGTGGAGAG GTACATCGCCATATGCCACCCAATGAGAGCTCAGACGGTGTGTACGGTGTCTCGGGCCAAGCGCATCATCGCGGGAGTGTGGTCGTTCACCTGCGTGTACTGCATGCTGTGGTTCTTCCTGGTGGACATCCATGTGGGGCGTGACGGTACAGTGCAGTGTGGCTACAAGGTCTCACGGAGCCTCTACCTGCCCGTCTACCTCATCGACTTTGCCGTCTTCTACGTGGTGCCCCTCCTCGTCGCCATCGTGCTGTATGGCCTCATCGCCCACATCCTGTACCTCAGCCCGCTGCCTAATTGCCCCGAGGCCGGGGGGACCGCTAACACCACCACACTGCGCCGCAGCTGCCGCGAGCCCCCGGAGAAGGGGGGTCGCCAGGGCCGGGCCAAGAGCGCACTGTCATCCAGGAAACAG gtgACTAAAATGTTAGCGGTGGTTGTGATCCTTTTTGCCCTCCTCTGGATGCCCTACCGGACGCTGGTCCTGATCAATTCCTTCGTGGCCACACCCTACCTGGATGCCTGGTTCCTGCTGTTCTGTAGGACCTGCATCTACGCCAACAGCGCCATCAACCCTGTGGTCTACAACCTCATGTCCCAAAAGTTCCGCTCCGCCTTCCGCGGGCTGTACAGGTGCCAGAGGCAGGACTGCCACCAGCGGAGGATGTCCTTGGTGCTGACCAGCTACAGCACTGTCAGGGACCCAAGGCCCCCCCAGAACACCAGCAACGGAACCAATGGGAATGCCCGCAGAGTTACCATGAATTCGACTACCCCCAAAGACTGTAGCACAAAGAGTTGTTCAGGTGACCTTGTGACCTCCTCGCCTaatgaaaagaaagacagagatccaATCAACAAATTAACTGCCAATGGTAAAAAAGATCTAGAGTCTACTGAAAACTCAGTAGCCAGTGAAAAATGTTTGGATTGTATAGACACCTCCTTAGCCAATGATACGAGAA GTATTGTTTCTATGGAAACTTCATTTGCCAATCAATCAAGAGGTATTGCTTCTATGGACTCCTCCTTAGCCAATGACACAAGAGGTATTGATGCTTTGGAAACTTCCTTAACCAATGACATGAGGGGTATTGTTTCTACAGAAATCTCCATAGCCAGTGATAAAAGGAATATAGATCCCAACAGCATCCCCTCAGCCAATGACAAGGAAGTGTTCAATCCTGAAGACATCTACCAAGAGTCCCAAACAAGGGGGGAGGACACTTATTCTGGAGAGGACAGTGAATCCTGTCTCCATGATGAGCCCAAAGCCCTTCCCAGGAAGCCAGAGAGGTGTGGGAAGGAGCTGAGCCACACTGTCATATAA